The DNA region CCAGGCAAACCTGGCCGACTTCCCATTGCTCAAAGCCAAGAAGTGGGGCTTCTCGGACCGCCAGATCGCCCGCGCCAAGGGCATCAGCGAACTCGACGTCCGCGCCGAGCGCAAAGCCCAGGGCATCGTTCCAACGTACCGTCTGGTCGACACCTGCGCCGCTGAGTTCGAAGCCTACACCCCATACTTCTACTCGACCTACGGCACCGAAAACGAAGCCCGTAGCAGCGACAAGAAGAAGATCATGATCCTCGGCGGCGGACCAAACCGCATCGGCCAGGGCATCGAGTTCGACTACTGCTGCGTCCACGCCGCCTTCGCGCTGAAGGAGCTCGGCTACGAGACCATCATGGTCAACTCCAACCCAGAGACCGTCTCGACCGACTACGATACTTCGGACAAGCTCTTCTTCGAGCCACTGACCTTCGAAGACGTGCTCAACATCTACGAGCAGGAGCAGTGCGACGGCGTGATCGTCCAGTTCGGTGGCCAGACCCCACTCAACCTGGCAGCCGACCTCGAAGCCGCTGGCGTGCCAATCATCGGTACCTCGCCAAAGAGCATCGAACTCGCCGAAGACCGTAAGTTCTTCTCCGCACTTCTCGACAAACTCAACCTCAAGCAGGCCGAAGCCGGCACCGCTGTGAACGAGGACGAAGCCGTCGAACACGCCAACCGCATCGGGTACCCAGTGCTCGTGCGCCCGTCGTTCGTTCTCGGTGGCCGCGCCATGATGATCGTCTACTCGGACGCAGAACTGCGCGAGTACATGAACAAAGCCGTCGACGCCAGCCCTGAGCGCCCGGTCCTCATCGACCGCTTCCTCGACGGTGCGGTGGAAGTCGACGTCGACTGCATCTCCGACGGCGAGACCACCGTGGTCGGCGCCATCATGCAGCACGTGGAAGAAGCCGGTATCCACTCCGGTGACTCCGCCTGCGTCATCCCGGCCTACTCGCTCAGCGACGCCATCAAGGACGAGATCACCCGCGCCAGCATCGACATGGCACGCGAACTCAACGTCCGCGGCTTGATGAACATTCAGTTCGCCGTCAAGGACGAGGAACTCTACGTCATTGAAGTGAACCCACGTGCCTCGCGTACCGTGCCATTCGTTTCGAAGACCATCGGCAAGCCACTCGCCAAGCTCGCAGCCCGCGTCATGGTGGGTGAAAAGCTCGCCGACCTCGGCCTCACCGAAATGATCATCCCACCTCACTTCGCCGTGAAGGAGGCTGTCTTCCCATTCTCCCGCTTCCCAGGCATCGACATCATCCTCGGACCTGAAATGAAGGCCACCGGTGAGGTCATGGGCATCGACAAAGATTGGGAAACCGCATACGCCAAGAGCCAAATGGCCTCGGGCAACCCACTCCCAACCGAAGGCAAGGTCTTCGTCTCGGTCCGCGACCGCGACAAGCCGGCTGTGATCGAAATCGCCCGCGAGTTCGCCGACCTCGGCTTCGAGGTGGTCTCGACCCACGGCACCGCCAAGGCTCTCGAGGAAGCAGGTGTTCCTGTCACCCCGATCTTCAAGATCGCCGAAGGCCGACCAAACATCCTCGACGCCATCAAGAACGAGGAAATCGCCTTCATCGTGAACACCCCAAGCTCACAGGAATCCCGTGCCGATGAGCGCAGCATCCGTGCCGCCGCCATCCAGTACCACGTTTCCCACGCCACCAACCTCAGCGCCTCCCGCGCTGCGATCGGTGCCATCCGCAAGATCCGCGAAGCCGGCATCGGCGTGCAGAGCATCCAGGAATACCACCAGACCCTGGCCTAAGCCGCCCGTGTGAATCCTCCAGACAGGATTCACATGATGGACACAATTCAAGCCCACCAGTGCGACGCGAACATCGCTGAGCGCTGGTGGGTTTTTCTTTGGCCTGCGCGATGCGGTGCATGGTGTGCTTCACCCGCTTGATTTCCACCGATTCCTCGCCAGCGTAGCCCACGCACGAAAGCACATCGGACCGCCGATCCTCCATAAAGGCCGCCAACCGCTCACGCGAAGCGCGCATGGATCCCATCACTACGATCTACCCGCTACTTCCCACCAAACTTTGACCACCGCCCGTCCATCTGCCCAAACCACCATCGCGTGGAGCCTCAGGCTCGTCGCATTGGCTTTGGCGTTGGTCATGGGTGGCGCCCACTGGGGCGTCTGGCAAGCCTTTGCCTGGGGCGGAATGTGGTTATGTACGTCAAGTTCTGCAAAAAGGGTTTGATGGATGATGATCAGGCTGCGGACGTTTGATTTGAAGTAAGGCTGAGCTTTTGGGCTTCTTTGAGGTGATCCATGTTCAGGTAGCGGTGTTGATCGATCCACTGCTCATGGACTTGATGCGTGACAGCCCGGATTAAACGTTGGGCTGCAGCCTGGTTGGGGAAGGTTCGGATAATGTGCGTACGACGCTTAATCTCCTCATTGAGTCGCTCGAGCATATTCGTGCTTTTGAGATGCTTGTGATGCTCTCTGGGAAGTCGATAAAAGGTGAGCGTTTCTTCGATCTCACTTTCGACCCAGTCACAGAGCTTGTGGTATTTGCCTCCCCACTTCGCCAACCATGCCCGCAGATCCTGACGCGCTTCATTGATGTCTCGACGGTCATAGATCCAGCGCAGCTCGGTGCAGCAGTCGTCGTCATGCTTGCGAGGTAGATGATCAAGAGCGTTGCGAAGGAAGTGGACGTAGCAGCGTTGCCACAGCGCCTCGGGAAGCACTTCGCTGATAGCTCGTCGCAGGCCGGCATGGTTATCAGTCACGCAGAACTCAACACCCGTCAGTCCGCGTTGCTTGAGTTGAAGTAGGAAGTTCTTCCAGCTGCTTCCGCTTTCCCTTTGATCGAGCTCGGTAGCAAGGACCTCCCGTCGGCCATCCCAACTGATGCCAATGGCGATCAACACAGCCTGGCTGCGCACCACGCCGTTCTCTCGAACCTTTTCGTAGCGGGCATCCAGGATGAGGTAAGGATAAGCGTGGTTGAGCTTGCGTCGGGCAAAGTTCTCAAGCTCTTCGTCCAACGTTTTGTTCAGCCTGC from Sulfuriroseicoccus oceanibius includes:
- a CDS encoding IS256 family transposase, coding for MTPRPDKTTTPQLKSILAEQEDFLRPLVQKLMQEMLEEEMNETLQAVKSERSDRRRGYRSGSYQRSLLTRVGRIELRVPQDRDGLFSTEIFDRYQRSEKALVSTLIEMYVQGVSTRKVAQITEELCGHRVSASVVSRLNKTLDEELENFARRKLNHAYPYLILDARYEKVRENGVVRSQAVLIAIGISWDGRREVLATELDQRESGSSWKNFLLQLKQRGLTGVEFCVTDNHAGLRRAISEVLPEALWQRCYVHFLRNALDHLPRKHDDDCCTELRWIYDRRDINEARQDLRAWLAKWGGKYHKLCDWVESEIEETLTFYRLPREHHKHLKSTNMLERLNEEIKRRTHIIRTFPNQAAAQRLIRAVTHQVHEQWIDQHRYLNMDHLKEAQKLSLTSNQTSAA
- the carB gene encoding carbamoyl-phosphate synthase large subunit, whose amino-acid sequence is MPKDTSIKKILVIGSGPIVIGQGCEFDYSGVQACKALAEEGYEVMLVNSNPATIMTDPEFAARTFIEPITPEVVEKIIAREKPDALLPTLGGQTALNTSMTLFKNGVLDKYNVRMIGANADAIDKGEDRDRFKQAMLKIGLDVARSDVAHTMEEAHEVAAKIGNFPIIIRPAFTLGGSGGGIAYNREEFEEIVARGLDLSPVDEVLVEESLLGWKEYEFEVMRDCKDNCVVICSIENLDPMGVHTGDSITVAPAQTLTDREYQILRDQSFAVIREIGVETGGSNIQFSVNPEDGRVIVIEMNPRVSRSSALASKATGFPIAKIAAKLAVGYTLDELPNDITRETPASFEPTIDYVVTKLPRFTFEKFKEADSTLTTQMKSVGEAMAIGRTFKESLQKALRSLETGRAGLLGDGKDFPTDDKQLITSHLTRPNAERIFWLAAAFQAGFTQEEIFDLTAIDPWFLQHIEELVEAQANLADFPLLKAKKWGFSDRQIARAKGISELDVRAERKAQGIVPTYRLVDTCAAEFEAYTPYFYSTYGTENEARSSDKKKIMILGGGPNRIGQGIEFDYCCVHAAFALKELGYETIMVNSNPETVSTDYDTSDKLFFEPLTFEDVLNIYEQEQCDGVIVQFGGQTPLNLAADLEAAGVPIIGTSPKSIELAEDRKFFSALLDKLNLKQAEAGTAVNEDEAVEHANRIGYPVLVRPSFVLGGRAMMIVYSDAELREYMNKAVDASPERPVLIDRFLDGAVEVDVDCISDGETTVVGAIMQHVEEAGIHSGDSACVIPAYSLSDAIKDEITRASIDMARELNVRGLMNIQFAVKDEELYVIEVNPRASRTVPFVSKTIGKPLAKLAARVMVGEKLADLGLTEMIIPPHFAVKEAVFPFSRFPGIDIILGPEMKATGEVMGIDKDWETAYAKSQMASGNPLPTEGKVFVSVRDRDKPAVIEIAREFADLGFEVVSTHGTAKALEEAGVPVTPIFKIAEGRPNILDAIKNEEIAFIVNTPSSQESRADERSIRAAAIQYHVSHATNLSASRAAIGAIRKIREAGIGVQSIQEYHQTLA